Proteins from a single region of Antechinus flavipes isolate AdamAnt ecotype Samford, QLD, Australia chromosome 2, AdamAnt_v2, whole genome shotgun sequence:
- the MAT2B gene encoding methionine adenosyltransferase 2 subunit beta isoform X2 yields the protein MPEMLMEMEQEDVNVPSRRALITGATGLLGRAVYKEFEQNNWHAVGCGYSRARPRFEQVNLLDTHAVHDIIQDFQPHVIVHCAAERRPDVVENQPDAASQLNVDASGNLAKEAAGIGAFLIYISSDYVFDGTNPPYTEEDTPNPLNLYGKTKLEGERAVLENNVGAAVLRIPVLYGEVEKLEESAVTIMFDKVQFSNKSANMDHWQQRFPTNVKDVASVCRQLAEKRMLDPTIKGTFHWSGNEQMTKYEMACAIADAFNLPNSHLRPITDSPVLGAPRPRNAQLDCSKLETLGIGQRTPFRVGIKESLWPFLIDKRWRQTVFH from the exons ATGCCTGAAATGCTGATGGAAATGGAACAG GAGGATGTTAATGTCCCTAGTAGGCGTGCTTTGATTACTGGTGCCACTGGCCTACTTGGCAGAGCTGTATACAAAGAGTTTGAGCAGAACAACTGGCATGCAGTTGGCTGTGGATACAGTAGAGCTCGACCTAGATTTGAACAAGTCAATCTTTTGGATACTCATGCAGTACATGATATCATTCAGGATTTTCAG CCCCATGTCATAGTACATTGTGCAGCAGAAAGAAGGCCAGATGTTGTAGAGAATCAACCAGATGCTGCTTCTCAGCTTAATGTGGATGCTTCAGGGAATTTAGCAAAGGAAGCAG cgGGAATTGGAGCATTTCTGATCTACATTAGCTCAGATTATGTGTTTGATGGAACAAATCCACCTTATACTGAAGAGGACACTCCAAATCCCCTAAATTTGTATGGTAAAACAAAACTAGAAGGAGAAAGGGCTGTCTTGGAAAACAATGTTG GTGCAGCAGTCCTGCGAATTCCTGTTCTGTATGGAGAAGttgaaaaactagaagaaagtGCTGTAACAATTATGTTTGACAAAGTCCAGTTCAGTAACAAATCTGCTAACATGGACCACTGGCAACAGAGGTTTCCCACAAATGTTAAGGATGTCGCCAGTGTTTGCCGGCAGCTGGCAGAAAAGAGAATGCTG gaTCCTACAATCAAAGGCACCTTCCATTGGTCTGGCAATGAACAAATGACCAAATATGAAATGGCATGTGCTATTGCAGATGCTTTTAATCTTCCTAATAGTCACTTAAGACCT atcaCCGACAGCCCAGTCTTGGGAGCTCCACGTCCAAGAAATGCTCAACTTGACTGCTCCAAATTAGAGACCCTGGGCATTGGCCAACGAACACCATTTCGGGTTGGAATTAAAGAATCACTTTGGCCTTTTCTCATTGACAAGAGATGGAGACAAACAGTCTTTCATTAA
- the MAT2B gene encoding methionine adenosyltransferase 2 subunit beta isoform X1, with translation MVGREKELTIHFVPGSCQLVEEDVNVPSRRALITGATGLLGRAVYKEFEQNNWHAVGCGYSRARPRFEQVNLLDTHAVHDIIQDFQPHVIVHCAAERRPDVVENQPDAASQLNVDASGNLAKEAAGIGAFLIYISSDYVFDGTNPPYTEEDTPNPLNLYGKTKLEGERAVLENNVGAAVLRIPVLYGEVEKLEESAVTIMFDKVQFSNKSANMDHWQQRFPTNVKDVASVCRQLAEKRMLDPTIKGTFHWSGNEQMTKYEMACAIADAFNLPNSHLRPITDSPVLGAPRPRNAQLDCSKLETLGIGQRTPFRVGIKESLWPFLIDKRWRQTVFH, from the exons ATGGTTGGGCGGGAGAAGGAGCTGACCATCCACTTTGTCCCTGGGAGCTGCCAGCTGGTGGAG GAGGATGTTAATGTCCCTAGTAGGCGTGCTTTGATTACTGGTGCCACTGGCCTACTTGGCAGAGCTGTATACAAAGAGTTTGAGCAGAACAACTGGCATGCAGTTGGCTGTGGATACAGTAGAGCTCGACCTAGATTTGAACAAGTCAATCTTTTGGATACTCATGCAGTACATGATATCATTCAGGATTTTCAG CCCCATGTCATAGTACATTGTGCAGCAGAAAGAAGGCCAGATGTTGTAGAGAATCAACCAGATGCTGCTTCTCAGCTTAATGTGGATGCTTCAGGGAATTTAGCAAAGGAAGCAG cgGGAATTGGAGCATTTCTGATCTACATTAGCTCAGATTATGTGTTTGATGGAACAAATCCACCTTATACTGAAGAGGACACTCCAAATCCCCTAAATTTGTATGGTAAAACAAAACTAGAAGGAGAAAGGGCTGTCTTGGAAAACAATGTTG GTGCAGCAGTCCTGCGAATTCCTGTTCTGTATGGAGAAGttgaaaaactagaagaaagtGCTGTAACAATTATGTTTGACAAAGTCCAGTTCAGTAACAAATCTGCTAACATGGACCACTGGCAACAGAGGTTTCCCACAAATGTTAAGGATGTCGCCAGTGTTTGCCGGCAGCTGGCAGAAAAGAGAATGCTG gaTCCTACAATCAAAGGCACCTTCCATTGGTCTGGCAATGAACAAATGACCAAATATGAAATGGCATGTGCTATTGCAGATGCTTTTAATCTTCCTAATAGTCACTTAAGACCT atcaCCGACAGCCCAGTCTTGGGAGCTCCACGTCCAAGAAATGCTCAACTTGACTGCTCCAAATTAGAGACCCTGGGCATTGGCCAACGAACACCATTTCGGGTTGGAATTAAAGAATCACTTTGGCCTTTTCTCATTGACAAGAGATGGAGACAAACAGTCTTTCATTAA